From Choloepus didactylus isolate mChoDid1 chromosome 19, mChoDid1.pri, whole genome shotgun sequence, one genomic window encodes:
- the GHRH gene encoding somatoliberin — protein sequence MLPWVFLLMILTLSSSSHCSPLSLPLRMRRYADAIFTNSYRNVLGQLSARKLLQDIMNRQQGERNQEHGARVRLGRQVDSVWADQKQMALESTLVALLQKPRNSQG from the exons ATGCTGCCCTGGGTGTTCCTCCTTATGATCCTCACCCTCAGCAGCAGCTCCCACTGCTCCCCGCTCTCCCTGCCCCTCAG GATGCGGCGGTATGCAGATGCCATCTTCACCAACAGCTACCGGAACGTGCTGGGCCAGCTGTCTGCCCGCAAGCTACTCCAGGACATCATGAACAGGCAGCAGGG agagagaaaccaagagCATGGAGCAAGAGTACGGCTTGGCCGTCAGGTGGACAGCGTGTGGGCAGACCAAAAGCAGATGGCACTGGAGAGCACCCTGGTGGCTCTGCTGCAGAAACCCAG GAATTCCCAAGGATGA